Genomic window (Argopecten irradians isolate NY chromosome 2, Ai_NY, whole genome shotgun sequence):
cATATTAAAAGATCATTCAAACTTCAGATACTATTAGGAATATCGTCTAAACTGTATTTTGCCTCCACAAAGTATTTAAACTATTTTGTAAAGATCTTGGTTTGCTgactatataaaaaaaaaactttgaaattaatttaattacaattaattacataattgtATGCAcctttcatttaaatatatatgtattatcaaacatgtacaatactgtaacacaaatCAGACATTATCGGTTACAGACGTCAGATGTACCAGAAGTAGCCCAGCTGCTGACCATTGCTGACCGTTTGATACCACAGGATCTGGATGTCCAGCAGCTAGAAGATAACATGGAACATCCTTTTGTTGTAGTGGAGGGCATGGATGCTACAGGTATTTTATATACTGGATATCATCTGTGAGGCAGAGAAATACATTATTCCAACTTTGTCTTTGCCAAATCATTGGATTTTATTTATACTTTCTGATGACACATTGTGTACAGGTACTGATTTCTATAAAAATTCAATGCAATATCAGCTATCAACAAAGATAATGTATAGATGAATAAACAAAGATCACAGACTTTATGGAAACAAAGTGTCTTCTAATTAATATTTGACTAATTCCAATCCATTACAATGCTCTGTGATACACTCCAATGCAAGATCTAATAGTTCTCCGTTCGTGGTCACCCCTATGATTAGCCAATCAGCTTGTTAGTGGGATTGAATCTCTCGGAAGTATAAACACCTACTTGTACGTCCCCagatgttccgattctaggccAGGGGTCATTTGAGGTGAGCCTGAACAGGGAGTTTGTTAAAATCTTGTATTTGAGAATATCGTAGAGAATCGTAGCGAAGGGGAATTACaagtttaaaggcccactacctttccgaagcaaaacataaaggtttcttaaaaaacataaataacatcagaaaatatataccgatggcctaagatgaggtaacaacaccaaacatatgcaagatttcctgcgtaatatatgataacagtggagagtcatttcgccgttttgccgtctggcgcagagatagtcaactaccgcgcggcatttaggacgacggcgggaaacataaaacgacccgcgttatgaaaattaacattttatttattttaatcaaattgtttagaaggtgatgatacgtgtagtattatcggcaagttaataacttttgcgactctacaaaattatcgatctcgtttttcattcccattttaaaaattgaaagccgtttcggaaaggtagtggccctttatgtctaattttaattaggtTGAGACAAAATGTATATGCAGGTAAAAAGACTTTGATATATCAAATACTTGTTATACTTAACAGAAGTATTAATGACAGTATCATTttgagttttaaaaaaaaaaggttattTTTTTCTACCTGTAGATTttcattgaaatgaaaaaattgaTATAGAAAAATCTTGACTATCCATAACATTTACTGTCCATAAGGGAAGACAACTCTTACCAAGATCCTGGAAGACAGGCTGTCGGCTGTTCGATTTTACACACCTCCACCACCTATTGAGCATCTGCGTAAAGCTTTTGATCGTCTTCCGGAGTTAGTCCGTCGAGCTTACTATAGTATTGGTAATTACATTGTTGCCATGGAAATTTCTAAAGAGTGCAAAGACCGAGCAGTCGTTATGGATAGGtatgtaatgtacataaatgttgtatgaagtaatttagaaatattataCATGTGCCAGATTCATGAATTTGAACCTACCATATTTTTGCTGTAAACtgatattattgttttacatGAAGATTATCTTTTCTCATCCGAAATGGAATTTCATAAAAAGCTAGTTTTCTGctaaaaataaaagtatacaaGTTGTTGAGATAGAgaagaaaaaattcaaattaaaagatGGATGAATTTGAtgagtacatatgtacatgtatatgtcttttAACCAAGATTAATGAGTATATCATATTATAGGAAAGTAAATTACTAGGTACTGACATAATTATGAATGATAAACTAAAGAATAGCAAATTCAAGAAGATAGTACATGTAGATTGAAATTCAAGCATTTAGCTGTCTTGATAATGATATGTTATCTTTAAAGTtaacaaatgtttatgatttgcTGATAAATAAATTGCATTTAATAATTGACTCATCagaaaattttgtattttaactgTTCAGGTACTGGCACAGCACAGCAGCCTATGGGATCGCTAACGAGAGTAGTACAGGTGATTTACCTGTGTGTGGTCACTCTGTGTACCAATGGCCAGGTGATCTACTCCGACCAACCGCTGTGCTGTTCCTGACAGTGGGAGAGAAAATAAGGAAACAAAGGCTTCAAGGGCGTGGCATAGAGAAAACATTCGAGGAACAGAGTCTGGATAAGGACCAGCTGTTCAGACAAAGGTATAAAAagttatatcaaatattttagtTAGTAGGTTTTAGAACATTAATTAGTTACGGTAAGTAGGAATTTcgtcttttcatattacagagttacttcccctgcgGGTAAGTttttattatgacatcattattttgtgagcgaaattcacattgttttctctgaaaagtatgacgtaaACTCATGatttcacaatcaatacctacctgcatggaccaataactctgtaatatgcaaatgcagaatatcTAAAGGAATGCtgattatattaattaattagtaATAAGACTACTGTATGTATATTAGgccaaacaaataaatatgtctgtttagggttagtTACCTAACATAAATTTATCACATCTTCAATGGCCAGGTTGTTTGGTCACCAAGAATAAATAGATGGAGGTCATTCAAATTGTCTTAGTACATTAATCCCTGAAGACAGATTTAGGCCCTCCTAAATCAAAAACTAGACCAGTTTATTATGGAATTTCAAGGTATAACTGTAATTCCTGTTCTTTTATTACCTGGTAAAATATCTTCTTCTTTGTCTGCATAGATTATGTGATTCTTATCGCCGCATGGAGAACCCAGGGCTGATAGAAGTTGATGCCAGTGGAACTGTTGAAGATGTAGTTAAAAGCAGTGTAGAGAAACTAGCCAGCTGTGGAGTTCATATTCCTCATAGTGCAATGCAGTTAAAGAATAACAAAGGTTAAAAAATGTGTGCTAAGAACTTTAGGGATATGTATTGTAGTGACAAAAGTAAAGGTAGCCGACATTCTACCACATCACTCCACCTGTTGGTCATTCGTGGCCTAGTAGTTTAAGTGTATGGCATTCTGATATGTTAAAGCTGAcagaatgaaaatataaatataaactttatttattttacattgattacgAAACAAGCTATAAAACTTATGCAAATTACTCTTGATGGCCCAGATGTAAGCGCacgagggatcttagtgtgggaggaaaccggagtgcccggagaaaacccacgtgattgGGCAGGTGAcacctaaccttttcacgtccgtgccggggatcgaaccccggccggctaggtgaaaggagGTGAAAAGATCAGGATGCATGAATAGCAGTTTGCTCATTGTGTACTCTCCCCTATCAACTCGTTGGGTGCTCTCCCCTATCTCCACTTTGGGTACTCTCCCCTATCTCCTCGTTGGGTACTCTCCCTATCTCCTTGTTGGGTGCTCTCCCCTATCTCCTCGTTGGGTACTCTCCCCTATCTCCTTGTTGGGTACTCTCCCTTATCTCCTCGTTGAGTACTCTCCCTATCTCCTCGTTGGGTGCTCTCCCCTATCTCCTTGTTGGGTACTCTCCCTTATCTCCTCGTTGAGTACTCTCCCCTATCTCCTCGTTGGGTACCCTCCCCTATCTCCTCGTTGGGTACTCTCCCCTATCTCCTTGTTGGGTACTCTCCCCTATCTCCTCGTTGGGTACTCTCCCTGTCTCCTCGTTGGGTACTCTCCCCTATCTCCTCGTTGGGTACTCTCCCTATCTCCTTGTTGGGTGCTCTCCCCTATCTCCTCGTTGGGTACTCTCCCCTATCTCCTTGTTGGGTACTCTCCCTTATCTCCTCGTTGAGTACTCTCCCTATCTCCTCGTTGGGTGCTCTCCCCTATCTCCACTTTGGGTACTCTCCCCTATCTCCTTGTTGGGTACTCTCCCTTATCTCCTCGTTGAGTACTCTCCCCTATCTCCTCGTTGGGTACTCTCCCCTATTTCCTCGTTGGGTACTCTCCCCCTTTCTCCTCGTTGGGTACTCTCCCCTATCTCCTCGTTGGGTACTCTCCCCTTTCTCCTCGTTGGGTACTCTCCCCTATCTCGTTGGGTACTCTCCCCTATCTCCTCGTTGGGTACTCTCCCCTATCTCCTCGTTGGGTACTCTCCCCTATCTCCTCGTTGGGTACTCTCCCCTATCTCCTCGTTGGGTACTCTCCCCTATCTCCTCGTTGGGTACTCTCCCCATCTCCTCGTTGGATACTCTCCCCTATCTCCTCGTTGAGTACTCTCCCTATCTCCTCGTTGGGTACTCTCCCCTATCTCCTTGTTGGGTACTCTCCCTTATCTCCTCGTTGAGTACTCTCCCCTATCTCCTCGTCGGGTACTCTCCCCTATCTCCTTGCTGGGTACCCTCCCCTATCAAAACATGACATGTCTTTGTTAAAAGGACATACATGCACCAGGTAAAACAAAGCATCTAAGTGAAACCACTGAAGTACAGActttacttttatctagttTTCTAAAGTGCATTTAGTaactttttgaagttttactATATTGAAGATTTGACGACAGTATTGTTTTGATGTGTCTTTTTTGAGCTTTACATCACCTTTATTCAAACATGttgttaaagaaaataaatttcctTTCATTTACATAGTTTTAATGCCACAATTAATAGCCTGTAAATAATTTTATCCATTAGTTAATTgtaaaatgatgatatatagattGATTGATACGCATGCGACACTTCAAGGTCTCGTTGGTGAACAaattgagttatctccccttgcatATAGATCCACTGTAGCATTCGTGCTTACGCTAGAGGTATTAAGAAATACTGGGGTTTAAAATTGTTGATCtagatgtcattatttttaggtgaaatatgcatttatcaagatataaagaatattttgtcaaactttaattgattgtcagatgaccattaaggccctttTGGCcacttgttttgtttttgtaaattgcatttaagcatatgttaacattttttgttgtattctagtattattattttctgcattttcattgaattatgcattttaaatcttttttgttttatttcatgttttccaTGCACCAGGAAATATAATCTTCTTATATTTAATAAGACtatttattgaatattatttcaatgcccccccccccccctccaacAGCTTTGTAAAACATGCAAAAAAGCATGTTCAGTATTGTTCACTGTATGTCGGTATTAGAAGTTTTGAACAAAacttaataatttaaaaagctTGTCATTTAATGTATGAACAAAACATCATATCTTTTaactaaatatatttaaatttttttaaagcTTATTGTGTAGTTAAATTCAGTGCCCTACTATTTACAAATTACTAGTCCCAGTAATAGTTAGCTATAACCAAAACAAATGTTATCAATGtagtatatgtatactatacagATCTTGAATATGAATTAGTTGTAACATTAGATCTACACAATATAATTTCAAtcaattatttaacattttgatagtttttatttttctatccgtttgaataaatatgtacatgcatgtatacaatcagaaattataaaacttttggaaatattaaatgatatttttgtgtcattttgtTGGTCTTGCTCtctaacatataaaatataaaccacCTATTTATTGGGACATTAAGTGTATCCATCCTGGGACATTCTaaccacaaaaaaaaatgtccgtcaagaaaattgaaattacatgagtttagaatgaaatatttacagtttgcactgactcaataaccatgctttctagtattatcattatcagtgtacaATGTTAGCACAACATGCGTGGCCgttctattgttacgggaatagtcgatggcgtagcaatgtcgggtcatgaccccacttttggcgggaacatatgaatgactccattccaatcagctgttctaTCGAATTTGTTGACAATGACGGGAAAGCAAAAAAATATGGgtacttaaataaaaaatatgcaactgccgcatgaataaataaaatataaggaatatatgtttattttgttgaggttatgagggtataatgataatggatcccgtgtaaattttatgtaacccggctttGCCGGGGTtgcataatttacacgtgctccattatcattataccctcataaccgcaacaaaataaacatctattccttaaatattaGGTTTACAAACTTGaatagatattttatgttatggagatctAACACAAAGAATCTGATTGTATTCTCATCATGTACCATTTTGATTCATTTAAAGTACACGCaggtttttgtgttatatctccatataattaaaaatgaattcCATAAATGTTGGTGAAAAGCAAAAGTAATTAGTAGCTATTTTGAAACGAACACTAGCCGAAAGCTATaccgctgagctacctggtcaccaatgatcgacccagtccaatcccgttACAAAATCATCACtacaattgaaaaaataaatcagtTGACTgctattattttttaatgtcatttaatCCACTTTCAGACATTTACATTGAGATACacattcattcacttaaccacatcataattGTGCTTAGAGCATGGAAGTTATCGATAGTAACATCGACTATTTTATTGCCTTGGTAAATTCATAACAAGGTCATAGCACTAGATTAACCCGATGTATCAGACTTTTGAGTATAAAACTTTATGTGCAATTTCAACTATCTAATAGTATATTCAACTTCACTCCGTCAAACTGCCAATgcgaccacctgtgtataaagacaacctACTTAATAAGGCCAGTTTGAGAGTTCCTAAGGTCAATTTCCAAACCATTTGagctgtgtataaagaccatctttCTTGGTCCCTTGAGTCGGAGTGGTCTTTGTGGACAGGTTTGAGTGAACAGAAGGAAGAAGTtctttaacaagaggcccaaagggccttaacggtcatctgactaccttggcaatagtaaaattaattatatatggtgtcactttgtcaggaccatgtcaggatcattttcaatttctttcaacaaattttatttcaaacaagaggcccaagggcctaaacatataggaaattaattagatatagtgtcatggtagccatcttcgatttgtgatcaaccagagatgtaacaatactttatcgggaccatgtcaggatcatttcatgcaagtttcagccaaatcgcaccagtagaacttgagaagaagttcaaaatgtgttttcaagatggcggctgtggcggccatcttggattttggatcgaccccaaaaataacaacactttgtcgggaccatgtcaggatcatttcatgcaagtttcagccaaatcgcactggtagaacttgagaagaagttcaaaatgtgttttcaagatggctgctgtggcggccatcttggatttcggatcgatccgaaaaataacaacactttatcaggaccatgtcaggatcatttcatgcaagtttcagccaaatcgcaccggtagaacttgagaagaagttcaaaatgtgttttcaagatggcggctgtagcggccatcttggatttcggatcgacccgaaaaataacaacactttgtcgagaccatgtcaggatcatttcatgcaagtttcagccaaatcgcaccggtagaacttgagaagaagttcaaaatgtgttttcaagatggcggctgtggcggccatcttggatttcggatcaacccgaaaaataacaacactttgtcaggaccatgtaaggatcatttcatgcaagtttcagccaaatcgcaccggtagaacttgagaagaagttcaaaatgtgttttcaagatggcggctgtggcggccatcttggatttcggatcgacccgaaaaataacaacactttgtcgagaccatgtcaggatcatttcatgcaagtttcagccaaatcgcaccggtagaacttgagaagaagttcaaaatgtgttttcaagatggcggctgtggcggccatcttggatttcaaatcaacccgaaaaataacaacactttgtcgggaccatgtcaggataatttcatgcaagtttcagctaaatcgcactggtagaacttgagaagaagttcaaaatgtgaaatgttaacgcacggcggacggcggacggcacggcgcacggcggacggcggacggcggacgacgacggacgaaacatgacgactataggtcatcctgacccttcgggtcagatgacctaaaaacgtCTTATTCAACACGTTTTAATCGTAGGTTTAAACTCTTCCTTACTCCTAAAATTGTACTGTTATCTTaatgtttcttattgtttcttACAATTGGAATTCCGCAACAAGTAACAGCTGTTTGTTATTCGACACATAAACATAATTTTAACTCATGTCAGAAATATGGTTTCATCTTTTCGTTTTTTCTGCACCACAGTGCCAGGTTTGTGCTGGGCTTCAGGATGATTGGCCAGTTCAGGGGGACATGTAGATACAGGACTGGCTAAGATTGTCTGTTTCAGATCGTAAAATACCGGTGAGTCATCCTGTGTCAGGAACGTTACAGCTATACCATTCTTTCCTGCTCGTCCAGTTCTACCAATACGATGAGTGTAATCTGGAATAAAAACGAAAGTTTAGTTATATACAGTACCAATTTGAGGTTGTATTCATTTTAAACTAAATAATATCTGTACTTTCCAAGTCATCTGAAATTTAACCTTATAAACTATAACTGGGTTTTTTGTAAATCAGTGGTCGTCATGACATTTTCttccttaaagtgaatagtcgggcaaagaaaaccagtctaaatgcgttcattggccttccaaaagttcccacatattaatacgacggtcaagttctgcttagtttcccagttctgaccattaaagtaaagaaaagttgaaagcattgaaagcgaggctgcgtggaaatgtaaccatggacatagtgagccgggaggacgttttagaatttccatactttaaattaatttcttcgtacgcagacagactTTGACGagggattttatttttccatttcataagaatttatactggatacattcacaccatttttaccgactttagccatccttgcccgactgttcacttaaACTAATACAATCAAAATCCTTTATTTGTCTTAGAAAGGTCAATATTACCATACAtcttaaaatatattacatattctTCACTCAAAGTCATATGGCAGAACACAGGGACCTGTACAGGTTTTTCTTTACCACGGAGTTCATACCcctgatactataatatatataataaatagatgttgaatatccttgtgatggaatctaaatagaaaaaaacaaaactaaaacaaatctgtgTTCGATCTCTAACGTTTTCCCAGCTGCCGCTGTTCTTCAGGAGATGTTAACCAGCGGCAGCTGGGAAAACGTTAGCGATCGaacacagatatatatatatatatatatatatataatactgttggttagaagtTTGAGTCAGGTCCCCGTGTAGCAAACAATCAATAGCACCTCCACAGTAAAGGAACCACATAAACTGCAAAACGTTACCAgagtaacaaaaacaaatacagaTGTACATCTTGTGTTTTTCCTTTACC
Coding sequences:
- the LOC138314399 gene encoding UMP-CMP kinase 2, mitochondrial-like is translated as MFGALCVSIFKRAPTAGKGIRSLTQNVWFTLGKMSTSAENEVTHISFPDKPAYLSKLKSENVAIASDIGEASDIVNGDRDSYSLLVIHPQVSEEGMLTKYIQTGIKSQKIIRDLPDFEGGFSLCYSKRSAIVERGVCVYFKEEDGKDIITRMKTVFNRHGITNYFKFVNKTKGKFKRIQYDVANDDIVEEADYCLSKSLTQSAMFSVPEFTSVFHDYSRTKMILQQTSDVPEVAQLLTIADRLIPQDLDVQQLEDNMEHPFVVVEGMDATGKTTLTKILEDRLSAVRFYTPPPPIEHLRKAFDRLPELVRRAYYSIGNYIVAMEISKECKDRAVVMDRYWHSTAAYGIANESSTGDLPVCGHSVYQWPGDLLRPTAVLFLTVGEKIRKQRLQGRGIEKTFEEQSLDKDQLFRQRLCDSYRRMENPGLIEVDASGTVEDVVKSSVEKLASCGVHIPHSAMQLKNNKG